In Mangifera indica cultivar Alphonso chromosome 1, CATAS_Mindica_2.1, whole genome shotgun sequence, a single genomic region encodes these proteins:
- the LOC123192773 gene encoding GDSL esterase/lipase At4g10955-like, which yields MEKRETGKGEAVASVKEIFGLSGPLYLTAVDWENFNHRRSVAASLVQGVSIQERDRQQSRQGHQSQASPWWNFFHFQLISPLIDEVDSSIFGAIYQYKPFVFHHKAPKYVIAFRGTLNKPDSRLRDFKLDIQAIRSKLHQSSRFHLAMQAVQDVVAVEGAANIWLAGHSLGSAIALLLGKKMTRLNYPIETYLFNPPFVSLPIESIGNPMVKQGIRIANSVIKAGIAVAVKGKHHNSQRDGSFFALSNWVPYLFVNPADHICSEYIGYFEHRKKMEEVGGAKIERLATQISLGNMIFGVRERDCEPSHLLPSAYLTINMIQTPDFKRAHGIHQWWDPSFRGRSELHLFR from the exons ATGGAAAAAAGGGAAACGGGAAAAGGAGAGGCAGTGGCATCTGTAAAGGAAATTTTTGGCCTTTCGGGACCTTTATACCTCACTGCTGTTGATTG GGAAAATTTTAATCACAGAAGATCAGTTGCCGCAAGCTTGGTCCAAGGAGTGTCCATTCAAGAACGGGACCGCCAACAGAGCCGCCAAGGCCACCAATCTCAAGCTTCTCCATGGTGGAACTTCTTCCACTTTCAATTAATCAGCCCACTTATAGATGAGGTTGATTCCTCAATCTTTGGCGCAATTTATCAATACAAGCCATTTGTTTTTCATCACAAGGCCCCAAAATATGTTATTGCCTTCCGAGGTACCCTAAACAAGCCAGATTCCAGATTAAGGGATTTCAAGCTGGACATCCAAGCCATCCGCAGCAAACTTCATCAAAGCTCCCGCTTTCATCTGGCAATGCAGGCTGTCCAAGATGTAGTTGCAGTAGAAGGAGCAGCTAATATTTGGTTAGCTGGGCATTCTCTAGGATCAGCTATAGCGTTGCTTCTGGGGAAGAAAATGACCAGGCTAAATTATCCTATTGAGACTTACCTTTTCAACCCACCATTCGTTTCTCTCCCCATAGAAAGTATTGGTAATCCAATGGTGAAGCAAGGGATTCGCATTGCAAACAGTGTTATTAAAGCTGGAATTGCTGTTGCTGTGAAAGGCAAACACCATAATTCCCAAAGAGATGGCTCTTTTTTTGCTTTATCTAACTGGGTTCCTTACCTATTTGTTAACCCAGCTGATCATATTTGCTCTGAATATATTGGTTATTTTGAGCATAGGAAAAAGATGGAGGAGGTTGGAGGTGCAAAGATTGAGAGACTTGCAACACAAATTTCTTTAGGGAATATGATATTTGGTGTGCGAGAGAGGGATTGCGAGCCCTCACATCTGCTGCCTTCAGCTTATCTGACTATTAATATGATTCAGACTCCGGATTTTAAACGAGCTCACGGCATTCACCAGTGGTGGGATCCAAGTTTTCGTGGCCGGTCGGAGCTTCACCTGTTTAGGTAA
- the LOC123216809 gene encoding GDSL esterase/lipase At4g10955-like: protein MASEREIFEDSGPLYLTAVDWDNFHHKRSVAASLVQGVYNLERDRQQNRQDHQSQASPWWSSFRFELIKQLKDGVDSSIFGAIYRYNNPSVRHHKCPINVIAFRGTLTKPGSMFRDIKLDIKVFLSKLHQDSRFHLALQAVQDVVAKIGTANIWLAGHSLGAAIALLVGKNMAREDYPIETYLFNPPFISFPKLKPVIRIASSFLKATIAPVMGKHQTDDSFFALSGWFPHLFVNPDDHVCSGYIGYFEHRKKMAEIGAAKIERRATQISTGNMIFGKQEGGCEPLHLLPSANLTINVIQSPDFKRAHGILQWWDRSFHGRSERHQLRGVAHMVECSIRMQEALQQYFSEFL, encoded by the exons GGACAATTTTCATCACAAAAGATCAGTTGCCGCAAGCTTGGTCCAAGGAGTGTACAATCTTGAACGGGACCGCCAACAGAACCGCCAAGACCACCAATCTCAAGCTTCTCCATGGTGGAGCTCCTTCCGCTTTGAATTAATTAAGCAACTAAAAGATGGTGTTGATTCCTCAATCTTTGGCGCCatttatagatataataatCCATCTGTTCGCCATCACAAATGCCCAATAAACGTTATTGCCTTCCGAGGTACACTAACCAAGCCAGGTTCCATGTTTAGAGATATTAAGTTGGACATCAAAGTCTTCCTCAGCAAACTTCATCAAGACTCCCGCTTTCATCTGGCACTGCAGGCTGTGCAGGATGTAGTTGCAAAAATAGGAACAGCTAATATTTGGTTAGCTGGGCATTCTCTTGGAGCAGCTATTGCTTTGCTTGTAGGGAAGAATATGGCAAGGGAAGATTATCCTATTGAAACTTACCTTTTCAACCCACCATTCATTTCTTTCCCTAAGTTGAAGCCAGTGATTCGCATTGCAAGCAGTTTTCTGAAAGCTACAATTGCTCCTGTAATGGGCAAACACCAAACAGATGACTCTTTTTTTGCATTATCTGGCTGGTTTCCTCACCTGTTTGTTAACCCAGATGATCATGTATGCTCTGGATATATTGGTTATTTTGAGCATAGGAAAAAGATGGCGGAAATTGGAGCTGCAAAGATTGAGAGACGTGCAACACAAATTTCTACAGGGAATATGATATTTGGTAAACAAGAGGGGGGTTGCGAACCCTTGCATCTGCTGCCTTCAGCTAATCTGACTATTAATGTGATTCAGTCTCCGGACTTTAAACGAGCTCACGGAATTCTCCAGTGGTGGGATCGAAGTTTTCATGGCCGGTCGGAACGTCACCAGCTCAG GGGTGTAGCTCATATGGTAGAGTGCTCGATTCGCATGCAAGAGGCACTGCAACAATATTTTTCGGAATTTTTGTAG
- the LOC123216803 gene encoding GDSL esterase/lipase At4g10955-like, with protein sequence MFDFVQFIVEFIFSALPRLVKDIGKQRGMASVKEIFGLITKKKKGNFRLSGPSWLTAVDWENSGHRRSVVASLVQGVYTLERDRQQNRQGHQSEASPWWNSFHFQLITQLIDPVDSSIFGAIYQYNPSVCHHRAPKYVIAFRGTLNKLDTLLRDYKLNIKVFRSKLHLDIRFHRALKDVQDVIEEVGPDNVWLAGHSLGSAIALLVGKNMARLNYPLETYLFNPPFTSFPKLKQGIRIASSFIKAGIAAVTGKHQRDDSFFELSNWSPNLFVNRADHICSGYIDYFEHRKKMEEVGAAETVRRVTQISIVNMIFGKQEKDCEPLHLLPSAYLTVNMIQSPDFKRAHRIQQWWDPSFYGQSELHLL encoded by the exons atgtttgattttgttcaatttattgttgaatttatattttctgcTCTCCCGCGGCTTGTAAAGGATATAGGGAAACAAAGAGGCATGGCATCTGTAAAGGAAATTTTTGggctaattaccaaaaaaaaaaagggaaattttaggCTTTCGGGACCTTCATGGCTCACTGCTGTCGATTG GGAAAATTCTGGTCACAGAAGATCAGTTGTTGCAAGCTTGGTCCAAGGAGTGTACACTCTAGAAAGGGACCGCCAACAGAACCGCCAAGGCCACCAATCTGAAGCTTCTCCATGGTGGAACTCTTTCCACTTTCAATTAATCACCCAACTTATAGATCCTGTTGATTCCTCTATCTTTGGCGCCATTTATCAATATAATCCATCCGTTTGCCATCACAGAGCCCCAAAATATGTTATTGCCTTCCGAGGAACACTAAACAAGCTAGATACCTTATTAAGAGATTATAAGCTGAACATCAAAGTCTTCCGCAGCAAACTTCATCTAGACATCCGCTTTCATCGGGCACTGAAGGATGTGCAGGATGTTATTGAAGAAGTAGGACCAGATAACGTTTGGTTAGCCGGGCATTCACTTGGATCAGCTATTGCCTTGCTTGTAGGGAAGAATATGGCAAGGCTAAATTATCCTCTTGAAACTTACCTTTTCAACCCACCATTCACTTCTTTCCCCAAGTTGAAGCAAGGGATTCGCATTGCAAGCAGTTTTATCAAAGCTGGAATTGCTGCTGTAACGGGCAAACACCAAAGAGATGACTCTTTTTTTGAATTATCTAACTGGTCTCCTAACCTGTTTGTTAACCGAGCTGATCATATTTGCTCTGgatatattgattattttgagCATAGGAAAAAGATGGAGGAGGTTGGAGCAGCAGAGACTGTGAGACGTGTAACACAAATATCTATAGTGAACATGATATTTGGTAAACAAGAGAAGGATTGCGAACCCCTGCATCTGCTGCCTTCAGCTTATCTGACTGTTAATATGATTCAGTCTCCAGATTTTAAACGAGCTCACAGAATTCAGCAGTGGTGGGATCCTAGTTTTTATGGCCAGTCGGAACTTCACTTGCTCTGA
- the LOC123195889 gene encoding GDSL esterase/lipase At4g10955-like, whose product MASVSQIFGLSGPLWLTDVDWENSNHRRSVVASLVQGVYTLETDRQQNRQGHQSEASPWWNSFQFQLITPLVDPVDFSIFGAIYQYNPSVCHHRAPKYVIAFRGTLNKLDTLLRDYKLNIKVFRSKLHLDIRFHRALKAVQDVVEEVGPENVWLAGHSLGSAIALLVGKNMARLNYPLETYLFNPPFTSFPKLKQGIRIASSFIKAGIAAVTGKHQTDDSFFALSNWSPNLFVNRADHICSGYIDYFEHRKKMEEVGAAETERRATQISIVNMILGERERDCEPLHLLPSAYLTVNMIQSPDFKRAHGIQQWWDPSFYGQSELHLLR is encoded by the exons ATGGCATCCGTAAGTCAAATTTTTGGCCTTTCGGGACCTTTATGGCTCACTGATGTTGATTG GGAAAATTCCAATCACAGAAGATCAGTTGTTGCAAGCTTGGTCCAAGGAGTGTACACTCTAGAAACGGACCGCCAACAGAACCGCCAAGGCCACCAATCTGAAGCTTCTCCATGGTGGAACTCCTTCCAGTTTCAATTAATCACCCCACTTGTAGATCCTGTTGATTTCTCAATCTTTGGCGCCATTTATCAATATAATCCATCTGTTTGCCATCACAGAGCCCCAAAATATGTCATTGCCTTCCGAGGAACACTAAACAAGCTAGATACCTTATTAAGAGATTATAAGCTGAACATCAAAGTCTTCCGCAGCAAACTTCATCTAGACATCCGGTTTCATCGGGCATTGAAGGCTGTGCAGGATGTAGTTGAAGAAGTAGGACCAGAAAACGTCTGGTTAGCCGGGCATTCACTTGGATCAGCTATTGCCTTGCTTGTAGGGAAGAATATGGCAAGGCTAAATTATCCTCTTGAAACTTACCTTTTCAACCCACCATTCACTTCTTTCCCCAAGTTGAAGCAAGGGATTCGCATTGCAAGCAGTTTTATCAAAGCTGGAATTGCTGCTGTAACGGGCAAACACCAAACAGATGACTCTTTTTTTGCATTATCTAACTGGTCTCCTAACCTGTTTGTTAACCGAGCTGATCATATTTGCTCTGgatatattgattattttgagCATAGGAAAAAGATGGAGGAGGTTGGAGCTGCAGAGACTGAGAGACGTGCAACACAAATTTCTATAGTGAATATGATATTAGGTGAACGAGAGAGGGATTGCGAACCCCTGCATCTGCTGCCTTCAGCTTATCTGACTGTTAATATGATTCAGTCTCCAGATTTTAAGCGAGCTCACGGAATTCAGCAGTGGTGGGATCCTAGTTTTTATGGCCAGTCGGAACTTCACTTGCTCAGATAA